A region of Salvia splendens isolate huo1 chromosome 17, SspV2, whole genome shotgun sequence DNA encodes the following proteins:
- the LOC121774720 gene encoding protein transport protein SEC23-like, with the protein MAAPELDQTEPEGIEGVRMTWLNWPRSKVEASKCVIPIAASIQPIRPHVDLQILPYAPLRCKTCSAVLNSFCRVDFAGLIWICPFCFQRNQFPHYYSSISQTNVPAELYPNFPSVEYSIQNPQDFNPAAAPSPIFLFVLDTCMIEEELEFAKSALKRAIGMLPENAMVGFVSYGTQVQVHELGFSEMSKVYVFRGSKDITKDQVLEQLGLAVPGNRRAGPGMQKSGGGPSPVAGAGPNTGVNRFLLPASECDYTLDSLLDELVTDQWPIAPGNRALRCTGVALSVATGLLGASTTGTGARIILLVGGPCTEGPGSIVSKDLSDPVRSHKDLDKDAAPFFKKAVHFYDELGKQLVSQGHVLDVFASALDQVGIAEMKIAIEKTGGLVVLAESFGHSVFKDSFKRIFEVGEQSLGLAFNGTLEINCSKDIKVQGIIGPCTSLEKKGPAVANTVIGQGNTTAWKMCGLDKSTCLTVFFDVSSSEKSDPAGSSQLYVQFLTSYQNSDGQMRLRVTTVTRSWVAGSEDLVQGFDQEVAAVVMSRLASYKMEMEEGFDATRWLDRNLIRLCSKFGEYRKDDHASFTLNPCFSLFPQFMFNLRRSQFVQVFNNSPDETAYFRILLNRESISNAVVMIQPSLISYAFSSLPAPALLDVQSIAPDRILLLDSYFSVVIFHGMSIAQWRNMGCQNQPEHEGFAMLLQAPQEDAQLIIRDRFPVPRLVVCDQHGSQARFLLAKLNPSSTYNTAQETMQTGSDVIFTDDVSLQVFIDHLQRLAVEAS; encoded by the exons ATGGCCGCGCCGGAGCTAGATCAAACCGAACCCGAGGGAATCGAGGGAGTCCGGATGACGTGGCTGAATTGGCCGCGATCGAAGGTGGAGGCGTCCAAGTGCGTGATCCCAATCGCAGCCTCAATCCAGCCGATCCGCCCCCACGTGGATCTGCAGATCCTCCCCTACGCACCGCTCCGATGCAAGACGTGCTCCGCCGTGCTAAACTCCTTCTGCCGAGTTGATTTCGCTGGCCTCATATGGATCTGTCCATTCTGCTTTCAGAGGAACCAGTTCCCGCATTATTATTCATCGATATCGCAGACGAATGTGCCTGCCGAATTGTACCCCAATTTTCCGTCAGTTGAGTATTCGATCCAGAATCCGCAGGATTTCAACCCGGCTGCAGCGCCTTCTCcgatttttttgtttgttctggATACGTGCATGATCGAGGAGGAGTTGGAGTTTGCCAAATCTGCGCTGAAGCGGGCGATTGGGATGCTGCCGGAAAATGCTATGGTTGGGTTTGTATCGTATGGCACGCAGGTGCAGGTGCACGAATTGGGGTTCTCGGAAATGTCAAAGGTTTATGTGTTTAGGGGATCGAAGGACATCACAAAAGATCAGGTCTTGGAGCAATTAGGCCTTGCTGTGCCGGGCAATAGGCGGGCTGGCCCGGGCATGCAGAAGAGTGGCGGTGGCCCGAGCCCTGTGGCTGGAGCTGGGCCAAACACGGGTGTCAACAGATTTTTGTTACCCGCATCCGAATGCGACTACACACTTGATTCA TTGTTGGACGAGTTAGTGACCGATCAGTGGCCGATTGCCCCAGGTAATAGGGCATTGCGGTGTACGGGAGTTGCATTGAGTGTTGCCACTGGACTTCTAGGGGCATCAACAACAGGGACAGGTGCAAGGATAATTTTATTGGTAGGAGGTCCATGCACAGAAGGTCCTGGATCG ATTGTCTCAAAAGATCTGTCTGATCCAGTCCGTTCACATAAAGATCTTGACAAGGACGCAGCACCCTTCTTTAAGAAAGCAGTCCATTTCTACGATGAACTTGGGAAACAGTTAGTTAGTCAAGGACATGTGTTGGATGTCTTTGCCTCTGCTCTCGATCAG GTTGGGATTGCTGAAATGAAGATTGCCATTGAAAAAACTGGTGGACTTGTCGTTTTGGCTGAAAGTTTTGGCCACTCAGTCTTCAAGGATTCGTTCAAGCGCATATTTGAAGTTGGAGAGCAGTCATTGGGGCTTGCATTCAA TGGTACCCTGGAGATCAACTGCTCAAAGGATATCAAAGTCCAAGGGATCATTGGTCCATGTACCTCACTTGAGAAG AAAGGGCCTGCTGTTGCTAACACAGTTATAGGACAGGGAAATACTACAGCTTGGAAGATGTGTGGCCTTGACAAAAGTACATGCCTGACGGTTTTCTTTGACGTTTCATCCAGTGAAAAGTCTGATCCTGCAGGGTCAAGTCAATTATACGTACAGTTCCTTACTAG TTATCAAAACTCTGATGGCCAGATGCGGCTGAGGGTCACAACTGTTACACGGAGTTGGGTGGCAGGCAGTGAG GATTTAGTTCAAGGATTTGATCAAGAGGTTGCTGCTGTAGTAATGTCCAGACTAGCTTCTTATAAAATGGAAATGGAG GAAGGTTTTGATGCGACAAGATGGTTAGATAGGAATCTGATACGCTTGTGTTCCAAATTTGGGGAGTATCGCAAAGATGATCATGCCTCGTTCACCTTAAACCCCTGTTTTTCGTTGTTTCCTCAGTTCATGTTCAATCTGCGACGGTCACAGTTTGTACAG GTGTTTAACAATAGTCCGGATGAGACTGCCTATTTCCGTATTTTGTTGAACCGAGAGAGTATTAGCAATGCTGTAGTCATGATTCAACCATCACTGATATCATATGCATTTAGTTCACTTCCTGCACCAGCTTTGCTTGACGTACAATCCATTGCACCAGATCGTATTCTCCTGCTGGACTCTTATTTCAGTGTCGTTATATTTCACGGAATGAGTATAGCTCAGTGGAGGAATATGGGCTGCCAGAACCAGCCAGAACATGAG GGCTTTGCTATGTTGTTACAAGCTCCACAAGAGGACGCCCAATTGATAATTCGTGACCGTTTTCCTGTACCAAGGCTTGTGGTGTGTGATCAGCATGGTTCCCAG GCAAGGTTTTTGCTGGCAAAGTTGAATCCTTCATCCACCTACAACACTGCACAAGAAACGATGCAGACCGGTTCAGATGTCATCTTCACCGATGATGTAAGTCTACAAGTATTCATCGATCACCTTCAGAGGCTTGCAGTTGAAGCTTCTTAA
- the LOC121773862 gene encoding putative nuclease HARBI1 has product MDPNSIYNSSSSSDEDEGNLQMMNLFIQTQEMMRSRIHINNLLIQHLRDQQSRQVTRRGSVPGHIVINRDREGAHVRLYNDYFADNPLYNEAMFRRKFRMSRSLFVRIVDAVKEHDDYFIQRQDATGRPGLSPLQKVTSAIHILTRGLLPDANDEYVKLSESSAIKSLKRFCRAIVEIFSTQYLRAPTSSDIARLLYIGEQHGFPGMLGSLGCMHWKWQKYPIGWSSSHSGRSGNPTIILEAIADYDLWIWHAYFGFPDTNNDVNVSASSNLFYNLTQGFAPPAHYVVQGKECNMGYYLADSIYPKWSTIVQTIEEPRTPKTEYFAMKQEACKKDLERAIGVLQARFTIVAGPVRYWDKEALRDIMITCIILHNMIVEDERDFTSPIDVAREAPQPEVEMATNEDTRFQEYLSRYEAIRNKNAHLELRNALIDHLWEQRSDFES; this is encoded by the coding sequence ATGGATCCAAATTCTATTTACAATTCTTCATCATCTTCGGATGAAGATGAGGGAAATTTGCAAATGATGAACCTTTTCATCCAAACACAAGAAATGATGCGTAGTAGAATCCACATCAACAACTTGTTGATTCAACACCTTCGTGACCAACAAAGCCGCCAAGTAACACGTCGTGGTTCGGTTCCAGGGCATATTGTCATTAATCGTGATCGAGAGGGAGCTCACGTTAGATTGTACAATGATTACTTTGCAGATAATCCATTGTACAATGAGGCCATGTTTCGAAGGAAATTCCGGATGTCTCGTTCATTGTTCGTTCGCATTGTGGATGCAGTTAAGGAACATGATGACTATTTCATACAACGACAAGATGCAACTGGGAGGCCCGGACTATCACCCCTTCAAAAGGTAACATCAGCTATTCATATTTTGACACGTGGTTTGCTGCCTGATGCTAACGACGAGTATGTCAAATTAAGTGAGAGCAGTGCGATTAAAAGCCTAAAACGTTTTTGTCGTGCGATAGTAGAGATTTTTTCAACTCAGTATTTGAGAGCGCCAACAAGTAGTGATATTGCTAGACTTCTATACATTGGTGAACAACATGGATTTCCAGGAATGTTGGGCAGTTTAGGTTGCATGCACTGGAAATGGCAAAAGTATCCTATAGGGTGGAGTAGTTCGCATTCGGGTCGTAGTGGAAATCCTACGATTATTCTTGAAGCTATAGCAGATTATGATCtttggatatggcatgcttattttggattCCCTGACACCAACAATGATGTCAATGTGTCAGCATCATCTAATCTTTTTTATAATCTCACTCAAGGTTTTGCTCCTCCCGCTCATTATGTTGTTCAAGGAAAAGAATGCAATATGGGTTATTACTTAGCAGACAGTATATATCCAAAATGGTCTACGATTGTGCAAACAATTGAAGAGCCTCGTACTCCAAAGACAGAATATTTTGCAATGAAACAAGAAGCATGCAAAAAAGATTTAGAACGTGCTATTGGTGTTCTTCAGGCACGTTTTACAATTGTTGCAGGACCTGTGCGTTATTGGGATAAAGAAGCATTGCGTGACATAATGATTACATGTATAAttttgcataacatgatagttgagGATGAGCGTGATTTTACTTCTCCAATTGATGTTGCTAGAGAGGCGCCACAACCGGAAGTTGAGATGGCAACCAATGAAGATACTCGGTTTCAAGAGTATTTGTCTCGGTATGAagcaataagaaataaaaatgctCATCTAGAACTCCGAAATGCATTAATTGATCATCTGTGGGAACAACGTTCCGATTTTGAATCTTAG
- the LOC121775387 gene encoding UPF0481 protein At3g47200-like isoform X1, with protein MSSGARRVWVGSADPTIGYGESPGNALQWPPTPHLCPHPQHESLCWACFLQRKGSHSQEMRSEDENSQTKLIEILISSFDQKLDKLSADPSYSYAACIYKVSDKLRKANEGSYTPRLVSIGPLHCDRVQLQGMEAYKLKFMNNFLSRFGIDLHALVKFATREESFVRGCYEGKIHLSPKQLIEVILLDGIFIVELFLENYFIQLRDRNEIIFQHPYMHNDLLHDMMLLENQLPISIMENLLSFVDLSFIHKGKVLTIYHLAHKFFKYVGNTYKVPLTTNCCKARHFVEFLLILHDAPPIKPGSVSGPGSLRKKLSPNSKLEYTRRASELQEAGVKFSSGEGDCLFEVLFAKDKGELKIPKLTVNASTETFFRNLIAFEQLGHVGYYSKNITSYVILMDSLIDTPDDVDILVGKGIIENKLGNSQHIANLFNNLYKEVVTEATDFYFAELCGELNKYRKDRLHQWRAKCFTWRRMLKRNYFSNPWSFLSVLAAAVLLILTIIQTVCSILQV; from the exons atgaG CAGCGGAGCTAGGCGGGTTTGGGTGGGGTCGGCTGACCCCACCATCGGCTATGGAGAATCGCCGGGAAACGCCCTCCAATGGCCGCCGACCCCACACCTCTGCCCCCATCCTCAACATGAATCTCTCTGCTGGGCCTGCTTCTTGCAGCGAAAAGG GTCCCATAGCCAGGAGATGAGATCTGAAGATGAAAATTCACAAACTAAACTGATTGAGATCTTGATATCTTCCTTCGATCAAAAGTTAGATAAGTTGTCGGCTGATCCTTCATATTCGTATGCAGCATGCATATACAAAGTTTCTGATAAGCTCCGGAAGGCAAATGAAGGATCCTACACTCCTCGATTGGTGTCAATTGGTCCACTTCATTGTGACCGAGTCCAACTTCAAGGCATGGAAGCTTACAAATTGAAATTCATGAATAATTTCTTGAGCAGATTTGGAATAGACCTACATGCCTTAGTCAAGTTTGCAACTAGGGAAGAAAGCTTTGTTCGTGGTTGTTATGAGGGTAAAATCCACCTCTCTCCTAAGCAACTTATTGAAGTGATTTTGTTGGATGGAATATTCATCGTTGAACTTTTCCTAGAAAACTATTTTATTCAGTTGAGGGACCGGAACGAGATAATATTTCAACATCCTTATATGCACAATGATTTGTTGCATGATATGATGTTGCTAGAGAACCAGCTACCTATAAGTATAATGGAGAATCTATTGAGCTTCGTGGATCTTTCGTTCATACACAAAGGCAAGGTGCTCACCATCTATCATCTTGCTCACAAGTTTTTCAAGTATGTTGGTAACACATACAAGGTACCATTGACAACTAATTGTTGTAAGGCTAGACATTTTGTTGAGTTTCTTCTGATTCTTCACGATGCTCCACCAATAAAACCTGGGTCTGTTAGTGGTCCGGGAAGTTTGCGAAAAAAGCTCTCTCCAAATAGTAAGCTTGAATATACTCGTCGTGCATCAGAGCTACAAGAAGCTGGAGTCAAGTTTTCTAGTGGAGAGGGAGATTGCTTGTTTGAGGTTCTGTTTGCCAAAGACAAAGGTGAGTTGAAGATCCCCAAATTGACAGTAAACGCATCGACTGAGACATTCTTCCGGAATCTTATAGCCTTTGAACAGTTGGGCCATGTTGGGTACTACTCCAAAAATATTACAAGTTATGTCATACTCATGGATAGCCTGATAGACACTCCAGATGATGTTGATATACTTGTTGGTAAGGGCATCATTGAAAATAAATTAGGTAATAGCCAACACATAGCAAACCTGTTTAATAATCTGTACAAGGAAGTTGTGACTGAAGCAACTGATTTCTATTTTGCTGAGCTTTGTGGAGAGTTGAATAAATACCGCAAGGATCGTCTTCATCAGTGGAGAGCCAAATGTTTCACATGGAGACGGATGCTGAAACGCAATTATTTCAGCAATCCTTGGTCCTTCTTATCTGTTCTCGCTGCAGCCGTGTTGCTCATTCTTACAATAATACAAACAGTCTGCTCAATTCTCCAG GTCTGA
- the LOC121775387 gene encoding UPF0481 protein At3g47200-like isoform X2: MRSHSQEMRSEDENSQTKLIEILISSFDQKLDKLSADPSYSYAACIYKVSDKLRKANEGSYTPRLVSIGPLHCDRVQLQGMEAYKLKFMNNFLSRFGIDLHALVKFATREESFVRGCYEGKIHLSPKQLIEVILLDGIFIVELFLENYFIQLRDRNEIIFQHPYMHNDLLHDMMLLENQLPISIMENLLSFVDLSFIHKGKVLTIYHLAHKFFKYVGNTYKVPLTTNCCKARHFVEFLLILHDAPPIKPGSVSGPGSLRKKLSPNSKLEYTRRASELQEAGVKFSSGEGDCLFEVLFAKDKGELKIPKLTVNASTETFFRNLIAFEQLGHVGYYSKNITSYVILMDSLIDTPDDVDILVGKGIIENKLGNSQHIANLFNNLYKEVVTEATDFYFAELCGELNKYRKDRLHQWRAKCFTWRRMLKRNYFSNPWSFLSVLAAAVLLILTIIQTVCSILQV, from the exons atgaG GTCCCATAGCCAGGAGATGAGATCTGAAGATGAAAATTCACAAACTAAACTGATTGAGATCTTGATATCTTCCTTCGATCAAAAGTTAGATAAGTTGTCGGCTGATCCTTCATATTCGTATGCAGCATGCATATACAAAGTTTCTGATAAGCTCCGGAAGGCAAATGAAGGATCCTACACTCCTCGATTGGTGTCAATTGGTCCACTTCATTGTGACCGAGTCCAACTTCAAGGCATGGAAGCTTACAAATTGAAATTCATGAATAATTTCTTGAGCAGATTTGGAATAGACCTACATGCCTTAGTCAAGTTTGCAACTAGGGAAGAAAGCTTTGTTCGTGGTTGTTATGAGGGTAAAATCCACCTCTCTCCTAAGCAACTTATTGAAGTGATTTTGTTGGATGGAATATTCATCGTTGAACTTTTCCTAGAAAACTATTTTATTCAGTTGAGGGACCGGAACGAGATAATATTTCAACATCCTTATATGCACAATGATTTGTTGCATGATATGATGTTGCTAGAGAACCAGCTACCTATAAGTATAATGGAGAATCTATTGAGCTTCGTGGATCTTTCGTTCATACACAAAGGCAAGGTGCTCACCATCTATCATCTTGCTCACAAGTTTTTCAAGTATGTTGGTAACACATACAAGGTACCATTGACAACTAATTGTTGTAAGGCTAGACATTTTGTTGAGTTTCTTCTGATTCTTCACGATGCTCCACCAATAAAACCTGGGTCTGTTAGTGGTCCGGGAAGTTTGCGAAAAAAGCTCTCTCCAAATAGTAAGCTTGAATATACTCGTCGTGCATCAGAGCTACAAGAAGCTGGAGTCAAGTTTTCTAGTGGAGAGGGAGATTGCTTGTTTGAGGTTCTGTTTGCCAAAGACAAAGGTGAGTTGAAGATCCCCAAATTGACAGTAAACGCATCGACTGAGACATTCTTCCGGAATCTTATAGCCTTTGAACAGTTGGGCCATGTTGGGTACTACTCCAAAAATATTACAAGTTATGTCATACTCATGGATAGCCTGATAGACACTCCAGATGATGTTGATATACTTGTTGGTAAGGGCATCATTGAAAATAAATTAGGTAATAGCCAACACATAGCAAACCTGTTTAATAATCTGTACAAGGAAGTTGTGACTGAAGCAACTGATTTCTATTTTGCTGAGCTTTGTGGAGAGTTGAATAAATACCGCAAGGATCGTCTTCATCAGTGGAGAGCCAAATGTTTCACATGGAGACGGATGCTGAAACGCAATTATTTCAGCAATCCTTGGTCCTTCTTATCTGTTCTCGCTGCAGCCGTGTTGCTCATTCTTACAATAATACAAACAGTCTGCTCAATTCTCCAG GTCTGA
- the LOC121775387 gene encoding UPF0481 protein At3g47200-like isoform X3, with product MRSEDENSQTKLIEILISSFDQKLDKLSADPSYSYAACIYKVSDKLRKANEGSYTPRLVSIGPLHCDRVQLQGMEAYKLKFMNNFLSRFGIDLHALVKFATREESFVRGCYEGKIHLSPKQLIEVILLDGIFIVELFLENYFIQLRDRNEIIFQHPYMHNDLLHDMMLLENQLPISIMENLLSFVDLSFIHKGKVLTIYHLAHKFFKYVGNTYKVPLTTNCCKARHFVEFLLILHDAPPIKPGSVSGPGSLRKKLSPNSKLEYTRRASELQEAGVKFSSGEGDCLFEVLFAKDKGELKIPKLTVNASTETFFRNLIAFEQLGHVGYYSKNITSYVILMDSLIDTPDDVDILVGKGIIENKLGNSQHIANLFNNLYKEVVTEATDFYFAELCGELNKYRKDRLHQWRAKCFTWRRMLKRNYFSNPWSFLSVLAAAVLLILTIIQTVCSILQV from the exons ATGAGATCTGAAGATGAAAATTCACAAACTAAACTGATTGAGATCTTGATATCTTCCTTCGATCAAAAGTTAGATAAGTTGTCGGCTGATCCTTCATATTCGTATGCAGCATGCATATACAAAGTTTCTGATAAGCTCCGGAAGGCAAATGAAGGATCCTACACTCCTCGATTGGTGTCAATTGGTCCACTTCATTGTGACCGAGTCCAACTTCAAGGCATGGAAGCTTACAAATTGAAATTCATGAATAATTTCTTGAGCAGATTTGGAATAGACCTACATGCCTTAGTCAAGTTTGCAACTAGGGAAGAAAGCTTTGTTCGTGGTTGTTATGAGGGTAAAATCCACCTCTCTCCTAAGCAACTTATTGAAGTGATTTTGTTGGATGGAATATTCATCGTTGAACTTTTCCTAGAAAACTATTTTATTCAGTTGAGGGACCGGAACGAGATAATATTTCAACATCCTTATATGCACAATGATTTGTTGCATGATATGATGTTGCTAGAGAACCAGCTACCTATAAGTATAATGGAGAATCTATTGAGCTTCGTGGATCTTTCGTTCATACACAAAGGCAAGGTGCTCACCATCTATCATCTTGCTCACAAGTTTTTCAAGTATGTTGGTAACACATACAAGGTACCATTGACAACTAATTGTTGTAAGGCTAGACATTTTGTTGAGTTTCTTCTGATTCTTCACGATGCTCCACCAATAAAACCTGGGTCTGTTAGTGGTCCGGGAAGTTTGCGAAAAAAGCTCTCTCCAAATAGTAAGCTTGAATATACTCGTCGTGCATCAGAGCTACAAGAAGCTGGAGTCAAGTTTTCTAGTGGAGAGGGAGATTGCTTGTTTGAGGTTCTGTTTGCCAAAGACAAAGGTGAGTTGAAGATCCCCAAATTGACAGTAAACGCATCGACTGAGACATTCTTCCGGAATCTTATAGCCTTTGAACAGTTGGGCCATGTTGGGTACTACTCCAAAAATATTACAAGTTATGTCATACTCATGGATAGCCTGATAGACACTCCAGATGATGTTGATATACTTGTTGGTAAGGGCATCATTGAAAATAAATTAGGTAATAGCCAACACATAGCAAACCTGTTTAATAATCTGTACAAGGAAGTTGTGACTGAAGCAACTGATTTCTATTTTGCTGAGCTTTGTGGAGAGTTGAATAAATACCGCAAGGATCGTCTTCATCAGTGGAGAGCCAAATGTTTCACATGGAGACGGATGCTGAAACGCAATTATTTCAGCAATCCTTGGTCCTTCTTATCTGTTCTCGCTGCAGCCGTGTTGCTCATTCTTACAATAATACAAACAGTCTGCTCAATTCTCCAG GTCTGA